The sequence below is a genomic window from Neomicrococcus aestuarii.
TTGCAGCACCAGCCCTCGCTGATCTGACGCGGTTGAACAACGCTTTCAAAGTGAAATTCGCGAAGAATCTGGATGTCGATCTTGCGAACCGTACGCTCGGTACGCAGCGCTATCTGTATGAGGATTTAGGTCCCTATATTGCGGCCAAACCTGGCACCTCTAACCATGGTTGGGGCATGGCAATTGATGTTCCAGAGACTTTTGAGTATTCCTTCGACGGGGCGTACTACAAGTGGTTGAAGGCAAACTCCTACAAGTGCAACTGGATTCATAGGACCAACCTTGAGCAGTATCGCGCCGACGGTTCCTTGAATCCCTATGCTGAGTCGTGGCACTTCGAATACGTCGGCAAATAGTTCAGGGAAATTTCTTGAGGTACGTCGAAAGCCGCCGACGCCCCTCTTTCTATGCGTTCGTGGCTTCAAAACGGAGAATCTTCTCTTTGAGTTCTGTTCCGAAGAGATAGTTTCCGGCGGATCCGTCTGTTCTCACCACTCGGTGACACGGAACCACGAGGGCCACCAGATTTCTTGCGCACGTGCTTGCCGCTGCGCGAACAGCAGCGGGGCGGCCCGCCTCTGCCGCGAACTGGCTATACGTTAGTGGTTCGCCGGGTGCGATGCTTCGAAGCGTCTTCCAACATTGCTGTGAGAATTCAGTTCCCGACTGACGCACCGTGAAACGGTTCAGCGCCTCTAGATTCCCCGCTGCGTAATCCTGAATCCAAGCTCGTTCAGGGGCTTCCGCCGCCTCGTCTACCTGCGGCAATTGCTGATGAGCCGATGGCATCCGGGCGATGAGCTCCTCGAGAGAGCCGAACCCGGAAGCGAGCACGGCACGGTCGGAACTATCCAGCACCATGTGAAATGGCTCGTTGAACAAAGGCTCGGTGATGATCATGAGTGCATTCACTGCTCGGTGCTCTTCTTTCTCTGAAGTTCGAATTCCCACAAGTGCATGGCGGCGTATCCGCGCCAGGGTTTCCACGCTTCTGCCATGGTTCCAACGATTCGGGAGGAGGGTGCCCCTAGTGCTCGCTGAATGACCAGATCGCTCGCGGGAAAGGCGTCGGGATCAGCGAGGCATCGCATGGCGATGTACTCCACTGTCCACGGACCAATTCCGCGAATCGCATGAAGATGTTGCCTCACTGAGGCGGGATCTTCAGAAGTATCAAACGAGACATCTTTTACGAGGGCTCGAATGAGCGTCGAGAGGGTCTCCGAGCGGGCTCTCGTGAGTCCAATTGCTGCCTGAAACTCTAGCGGCGGGATCGCTTGAAGATCTGAAAGAGCCGGAAATGCATACCAGCCATCCCGTGAACTCTGTCCGAAATTTTCTATAAATCGAGTCTGGAACGTTCGCGCTGCGGCGAGGGAAACTTGCTGGCCCAGGACTGTAAAGATCGACGTCTCATAAGGATTAAGTGATCCTGGTATTCGAATTCCAGGACGAGCGGAAACCAGCGGATGAAGAATTTCACTGGATCTCAGTGCTGTGCCGATGATGGTGGGGTCCGCATCGAGGTCCAGCCATCTCCTGAGGTTTTGCAGAATGGGTGGAAGTCCACTGAGGTCCGGGACTTCGAGCTGCACGTGCACACTGTCTCCGCTGACGTTAGCGGGTAGGGACACTTTTCCAATGCCGTTCTCAAGATCAAGAACCCTGGTGAAGGTAGCTGGCGTGCCGTCGTTGCTCGCTGGGCTAAAAATCTCCCGTCCGCGAACCGTGTGCCTTTCAAAGAATCCGAACATTGCGTCTATATCGTACGGGGGCCGGAATTTCAGGCGAAGCGATAGCTGAAGGCTTTCGCTGCTTGCATTCCGCAACTCGGCCGTCCCCTTCTGAACGGTCGCCTCCTGGGCGCTAGAAGCGCGACGCAACTGAGACGGCGTCGTACCGTATTCCAGAGCCATGGTGTCATTGAACTGGCGAATGCTGCCAAAGCCCGCGGCATAGGCGATTTCCGTCATGGAAAGGTGCGTTTGCTCAATTAATAGGCGCGCGATTTGAGACCTGCGCGTCTGATTTAGTTGCGAAGGCGTCGCTCCCACCTTTTCAATGAAGAGCCTATGTAAATGCCTTTCGCTCACACCCATTTTCTCGGCCAGTCCCGAAATTCCTTGAGTGTCTACGAACCCTGCACGGATAGCTCGAATTGCGCAGCTGACAAGGTCGGATCCCGAATCCCATTCTCGAGACCCTGGCAATGCGTCTGGACGACACCTTTTGCACGCTCGAAAGCCTGCGGCCACAGCTCCCGCAGCAGTGCGGAAGTAGTGACAATTGTGGGGCAACGGCGTGCGGGCGGGGCACGATGGGCGGCAATAAATTCCCGTGGTGCGAACGCCGAGGTAGAAACGGCCATCGAAACGGCTGTCGCGGCTATCGACCGCGGCAAAGCACACCTCTGGATCCAGTTCCTGATCAATCATCACTATTCAAGTGTGCGTTGTTAGAGAGATCTGCGCTAGCGGAAATCGGACATGGCTGTGAGAAGCGATGCATCTTTTACCCGAACGGCTGTTCCCCGGCGCAAATTCGCTCAGTGCACTAGAATTTAGGGAGTTCACCGGGAGTTTTCCCGTTTTCCTTCGAAAGGTTTTACATGTCACGTCACGATTCCGAGAATAACGACGCCGCCAACGAGCGGCGTCGAGAGTCGGGTGATTCCCGCTCGGATCGGCCGAGGCGAGAATTTGTAGCACGCGGAGATCGCCCGCAACGAAGCGGAGGCGACCGCAACGAGTCCAACGATCGTCGTGGATTCTCCGGAAACCGCGGCTTCAGCGGCTCACGTGAAGGTGGCCGCGAAGATCGCGGTCAGGGCTTCCGCGGAGAAAGCCAAGGCGGCGGCGAGCGAGGCTTCCAGCGTCGCGATGACCGCAGTGAAGGTTTCCAGCGCCGCGACGATCGTGGCGACCGTCCATCGTTCGGCGACCGCAACGACCGTGGCGGTTTCAAGCCGCGTGAGGATCGCGGAGATCGTCCGTTCCAGCGTCGCGATGATCGCGGTGGCCGTCCGTCGTTTGGTGATCGTAACGACCGTGGTGGATTCAAGCCGCGTGAAGATCGTGGCGAGCGTCCGTCCTTCGGCGACCGCAACGACCGTGGCTTCCAGCGTCGCGATGATCGTGCCGGTGGGGGAGAGCGCCGTTCGTTCGGTAACCGCGACAGCCGTGGTGAAGGTTTCCAGCGTCGCGATGACCGCGGCGGCCGTCCGTCCTTCGGTGACCGCAACGATCGCGGTGGTTTCAAGCCGCGTGAGGATCGTGGGGATCGTCCGTTCCAGCGTCGTGAAGACCGTGGAGATCGCCCGTCGTTTGGTGATCGCAATGACCGCGGTGGTTTCAAGCCGCGTGAGGATCGTGGGGATCGTCCGTTCCAGCGTCGTGAAGACCGCGGTGACCGCCCATCGTTTGGTGACCGCGACAACCGTGGCCCTCGTCGTGACGATCGCGGTGACCGTCCGTCGTTTGGTGACCGCGACAACCGTGGCCCTCGTCGTGATGACCGTGGCGGCCGTCCATCTTTCGGTGATCGCAATGACCGTGGTGGTTTTAAGTCGCGTGAGGATCGTGGAGATCGTCCGTTCCAGCGCCGTGAAGACCGCGGTGACCGTCCGTCGTTTGGTGATCGTGACAACCGCGGCCCACGCAACTTCGCTCCTCGCGATGACCAAGAGCGCGGTTCACGCCCTGAGCAGCCACGATTCCGCAAGCAGGAGTCAGGCCGTTCGCGCGATGATTTCAACCGTGATGATCGGGATTCGACCTTCGTTCGCGAAGACCGCCCAGGCTACCGTCCATTCGATGATGGCGAGCGGGGCCAGCGCACGCACAATCCAGCGGATTTGCGTTCGTCCAACCGTCCGGACCGTCCCAAGTCCCCAGATATTGATGCTGACGTGACGGGCAAGGAGCTTGACCGCTTTACGCGCGCCGAGCTTCGTTACCTCGATGACAAGAACGTTGAGTGGGTGTCTAAGCACCTCGTGATGGCTGGCCGTCTCATGGATGAAGATCCGGAGATGGCGTACGAGCACGCTATTGCTGCAAGCCGCCGTGGCGGCCGCGTTGCCGTGGTTCGCGAAGCTGTGGGCCTCACGGCCTACAACAAGGGCGATTACCACGAGGCGCTGCGCGAACTGCGCACGTTCCGTCGCATTAGCGGCTCCAACATTCACTTGGCTCTCATGGCCGATTGCGAACGCGGATTGGGTCGACCTGAAAAGGCTCTCGAGACGATTCACAGCGAGGCTGCGGAGGAGCTCGACGTTCCTACCAAGGTGGAGCTTGCGATTGTTGCTTCGGGTGCTCAGCAGGACCTTGGCAACCTTGAGGCTGCCATCGCCGAGCTGGAGATTCCTCAGTTGGATATCAACCGCGCATTCTCTTTCAGCCCTCGCTTGTTTGAGGCTTACGCAGACGTCCTTGAGAAAGCTGATCGCGCTGAGGACGCCGTGAAGTGGCGTAACCAGATCAAGGTGGCCGAGTCTGCTTTGGGTATGGGTGAATTTGAGGAGCCAGAGATCGTTGACCTCGTTGAGGACGACGACGCAGCTGAAGACCGCGAAGGCGCTCAGGACACGCCGGGCGAGTCGGATGATGCCGAAGCTACCGGCGCTCCTTCCGCTTACGGCAACGGTTACGAAGGCGACAACGCGTCAAGCGATGACATTGAGGACGAGGACGAGGACGACTTCGAGTCCGACGACGTCCTGTCCGGTGAAGAATCTGACGACGAAGATTCAGAGGATGAAGACTCGGATGACGAGGAATCTGACGATGAAGAGTCTGATCAGGATGATTCTGAGGACGACTCGGAGAGCTTCGTGGCCGCTCCTGAATCAGACGAGCCTACTGAAAAGTGACTCAATCAGATGCTCTGATTGAGCGTTTTGATGCCGTTCTGTCCGATTTGGACGGGGTGGTGTACGCCGGTGCCGGCGCAATTCCTGGAGCGCCTGAAGCGCTTCAGGAATGCGCCCGGCGCGGGTTGCACGTAGCTTTCATTACGAACAACGCGTCGCGTTCACCGCGTCAAGTGGCCGAACATCTGCAAGAGCTTGGTGCGCCGGCTACTGAGGACACCGTGCTTGGCTCAGCTGATGCTGGCGTACAACTACTGGTGGATGAAGTTGCACGGTTCGGTCAGACTCCGCAACAGCTCGGCACCGTTGTGGTGGCCGGCTCCGCCTACCTAGAACAACAGGTGCGAAAAGCCGGGTTTACCGCGGTGCGTGCTCAAGAGGCTGACGGCACCCTCACATACGGCGCGGTGATTCAGGGCTTTGATCCGTCGTTGTCCTGGCTAGATTTGGCGAACGCCTCCTTCGCCATCAACCGCGGAGCGCTGTGGGTGGCCACCAATACGGACTTCACCATTCCACGTGCGGAAGGCATCGCTCCCGGTAACGGAGCACTGGTCAACGCTGTGGCGATGGCGACGGGAAAGCGGCCAGTGGTCGCCGGAAAACCGGAACCCGTCATGTTCAATCAGGCTGCTCGACAACTGAATGCCTCGAAGCCAGTGGTTTTGGGCGATCGACTTGATACGGACATCAGGGGCGGCAATGCTGCCAACATTCCCACCGTCTTAGTGCTCACGGGCATCGACTCGGTGGAGACTGCACTGGCAGCTGTTACGGAAGAGCGTCCCACGTTCATCCTGAACACCCTCACCGAGCTTTTCGAAACGTACGAGCCCGCCGAACCAGCCTCCGAAGACGCTCATAATTCCTGGACATGCGGGCCCTGGACGGCGGAATTCGATCCTGAAAGTGAAACGATAACGCTAGTGGGGGATTCACCGAACTCCGGCAAGCAGGACGTCAGAGCCTGGCGCGCAGCGTGTGCTGCGTACTGGAATGCCGTTCCGCACCAGCCGGAGCAACGCAGTCCCCACATAGTTTTTGTCCCATAAGAACTCGCAGTAAAAGGAAGCGATCCGCATTAACGATCCAGCACTCAGTGAACTGATCGACCGTGCAAACCAACTAGGAAAGAGCCCCTTGGAAGGCCGTCCTGAGGAATATCACAAGATCCTCGATGACCTCCAGGCTCACCTGAACCGATCCCCACAGGGTCCACACGCTTCTAGCTAGAACGACCCTAGCGAACCTGCAGCCACCCATCCCTGACCGCACTTTTCGTTGTAAGGATCACCGTGAATGAACGCCTCGATCAAGCGCTCGTGGCGAGAGGCCTCGCGCGCTCTCGAACGGTTGCGGCGAAACTCGTCGCCGAGGGAACGGTGTCCATCAACGGTGTGACCGCAACGAAAGCATCGCAGTCCGTCGAGGAATCTGACGTCCTAGACGTCGCCGAGAATGAGACGACCCAGTTTGTCTCTCGCGCCGGCCACAAACTCCACGGAGCACTCGAAGCACTTCAAGACATCACCGTGGCAGGAAAGCGGTGCCTCGACGCGGGGGCCAGCACGGGCGGATTCACGGATGTGTTGCTCCGACGAGGAGCTCGGGAGGTCGCAGCCGTGGACGTGGGGCACGGGCAGCTCGTGGACGAACTTCGCCACGACGATCGTGTTCATGTGTACGAAGGACTCAACGTTCGCTACATGAACCCGGAAGATATCGGCGGGCCAGTAGACCTGACGGTTGGCGATCTTTCTTTTATTTCGCTCAACCTTGTCCTGGAGCCGCTAGCGAAGGCAACTAAGCCGAGCGGCGACGTCGTACTGATGATCAAGCCCCAATTTGAAGTGGGCCGCGAGGCTCTCGCAAGAGACGGCGTGGTCAGCTCGCCCGAACAGCGCCGCCGGGCCGTAGAACGAGTGGTGACGCGCGCTCAGGAGGTTGGATTGCGTGTGAACCGGCTCGAGCGAAGCCCGTTGCCGGGTCAAGATGGCAACCGTGAATTCTTTGCCTGGTTCACGGTTTCCACAGAAACGCGGCCCGAAGCGGATCTCAGCCTAATGCTGGAACAACTTGACTATTCTTGACCTGAACCACGCTTGAACTGAATGACGAGCAACAGATTTCCCGGATCGAAACTGACAGAGGTTAGAGTTTCATACTGAATGGAACGTAGCTTCGAATGGAAAGGCACGAATGCGGCACATTTTGGTCCTCGCGCACACTGGTCGAAGCGAGGCAGTTCAATCGGCCGTAGACACGTGCCACCAGCTTGTTTCCGCCGGTTTGATGCCCGTGATTCGCGCCGCTGATCTTGACTGCATTCTGGAAGCAGAACCGAGCCTCGTTGACGTGGTTAAAGTTCTGGATCGGGATGTGCCACTCGACGAGATCGAACTCGGCATGGTCCTTGGTGGAGATGGCACCATTCTGCGTTCCGCTGAGATCGTTCGCGACGCCAACCCGCCGATGTTGGGCGTCAATCTGGGGCACGTAGGTTTCCTCGCGGAGAGCGAGCACACTGAGCTCACTCAGGCCGTGCAGCGAGTCGTCAATCGTCAATACGTCGTGGAAGAGCGCATGACCATTGACGTGGAAGTGTGGCTTGACCACCAGAAGATCGCTCACACGTGGGCGCTCAATGAAGCAAC
It includes:
- a CDS encoding HAD-IIA family hydrolase, which encodes MTQSDALIERFDAVLSDLDGVVYAGAGAIPGAPEALQECARRGLHVAFITNNASRSPRQVAEHLQELGAPATEDTVLGSADAGVQLLVDEVARFGQTPQQLGTVVVAGSAYLEQQVRKAGFTAVRAQEADGTLTYGAVIQGFDPSLSWLDLANASFAINRGALWVATNTDFTIPRAEGIAPGNGALVNAVAMATGKRPVVAGKPEPVMFNQAARQLNASKPVVLGDRLDTDIRGGNAANIPTVLVLTGIDSVETALAAVTEERPTFILNTLTELFETYEPAEPASEDAHNSWTCGPWTAEFDPESETITLVGDSPNSGKQDVRAWRAACAAYWNAVPHQPEQRSPHIVFVP
- a CDS encoding TlyA family RNA methyltransferase; the encoded protein is MNERLDQALVARGLARSRTVAAKLVAEGTVSINGVTATKASQSVEESDVLDVAENETTQFVSRAGHKLHGALEALQDITVAGKRCLDAGASTGGFTDVLLRRGAREVAAVDVGHGQLVDELRHDDRVHVYEGLNVRYMNPEDIGGPVDLTVGDLSFISLNLVLEPLAKATKPSGDVVLMIKPQFEVGREALARDGVVSSPEQRRRAVERVVTRAQEVGLRVNRLERSPLPGQDGNREFFAWFTVSTETRPEADLSLMLEQLDYS
- a CDS encoding methylated-DNA--[protein]-cysteine S-methyltransferase, whose amino-acid sequence is MNALMIITEPLFNEPFHMVLDSSDRAVLASGFGSLEELIARMPSAHQQLPQVDEAAEAPERAWIQDYAAGNLEALNRFTVRQSGTEFSQQCWKTLRSIAPGEPLTYSQFAAEAGRPAAVRAAASTCARNLVALVVPCHRVVRTDGSAGNYLFGTELKEKILRFEATNA
- a CDS encoding DNA-3-methyladenine glycosylase 2 family protein; protein product: MIDQELDPEVCFAAVDSRDSRFDGRFYLGVRTTGIYCRPSCPARTPLPHNCHYFRTAAGAVAAGFRACKRCRPDALPGSREWDSGSDLVSCAIRAIRAGFVDTQGISGLAEKMGVSERHLHRLFIEKVGATPSQLNQTRRSQIARLLIEQTHLSMTEIAYAAGFGSIRQFNDTMALEYGTTPSQLRRASSAQEATVQKGTAELRNASSESLQLSLRLKFRPPYDIDAMFGFFERHTVRGREIFSPASNDGTPATFTRVLDLENGIGKVSLPANVSGDSVHVQLEVPDLSGLPPILQNLRRWLDLDADPTIIGTALRSSEILHPLVSARPGIRIPGSLNPYETSIFTVLGQQVSLAAARTFQTRFIENFGQSSRDGWYAFPALSDLQAIPPLEFQAAIGLTRARSETLSTLIRALVKDVSFDTSEDPASVRQHLHAIRGIGPWTVEYIAMRCLADPDAFPASDLVIQRALGAPSSRIVGTMAEAWKPWRGYAAMHLWEFELQRKKSTEQ